One part of the Paracoccus sp. MBLB3053 genome encodes these proteins:
- the trmB gene encoding tRNA (guanine(46)-N(7))-methyltransferase TrmB, which yields MSEFDPNPPRRNFYGRRHGKTLRQSQKGYLSEDLGSLRPFGITVQDNPERAPVAPETIFGDDRPIWLEVGFGGGEHMVHMAARYPGIGIIGCEPFINGVAMLLGKIRAAGVENVSVHPGDARDLMDVFPEHSISKAFLNYPDPWPKARHHRRRFVTPEHLIPLSRVMKPGAEFRVATDIPDYVRQTLEEVPLAGFDLVSEGPDAWDDWLSTRYEQKALREGRVPHYVTFRRQG from the coding sequence ATGAGCGAATTCGATCCGAATCCCCCGCGCCGCAATTTCTACGGCCGCCGTCACGGCAAGACGCTGCGCCAGAGCCAGAAGGGCTATCTGTCCGAAGATCTGGGCAGCCTTCGGCCGTTTGGCATCACCGTGCAAGACAATCCAGAACGGGCGCCGGTCGCTCCCGAAACGATCTTCGGCGATGATCGCCCGATCTGGCTTGAGGTCGGCTTCGGCGGGGGTGAGCACATGGTCCACATGGCCGCGCGCTATCCCGGGATCGGGATCATCGGTTGCGAGCCCTTCATCAACGGCGTCGCGATGCTTCTGGGCAAGATCCGCGCGGCGGGCGTCGAGAATGTCAGCGTGCATCCCGGCGATGCGCGCGACCTGATGGATGTGTTCCCAGAACATTCGATCAGCAAGGCGTTCCTGAACTATCCCGACCCCTGGCCCAAGGCGCGTCACCATCGTCGCCGCTTCGTCACGCCCGAACATCTGATCCCGCTGTCCCGCGTCATGAAGCCCGGCGCCGAATTCCGGGTGGCGACTGACATTCCCGATTACGTCCGCCAGACGCTCGAGGAAGTTCCGCTGGCCGGGTTCGATCTGGTCAGCGAAGGGCCGGATGCCTGGGACGACTGGCTCAGCACCCGCTATGAACAAAAGGCACTGCGTGAAGGCCGCGTGCCGCATTATGTGACCTTCCGCCGCCAGGGCTGA
- the aroA gene encoding 3-phosphoshikimate 1-carboxyvinyltransferase, translating to MSHSDAPLSMTARRSGPLKGEAKVPGDKSISHRALILGALSVGETHITGLLEGEDVLDTAKAMQAFGAQIERVGEGEWKVNGVGVGGFAEPEGVIDCGNSGTGVRLIMGAMATSPITATFTGDASLSRRPMGRVTDPLELFGCEVTSREGKRLPVTIRGAVEPVPVRYKTPVASAQIKSAVLLAGLNAPGETVVIESEATRDHTERMLAGFGATITTEVTEEGRVITLKGRPELVPQPVAVPRDPSSAAFPVAAALIVPGSEIRVPGVSRNPTRDGLYVTLLEMGADITFENEREEGGEPVADLVVRHGPLKGVTVPADRAASMIDEYPILSVIACFAEGTTVMQGVHELRVKESDRIEAMAVGLRANGASVEDTEDTMTVHGTQGLKGGATAATHIDHRIAMSFLVAGLASQQPISVDDGSPIATSFPDFLPLMKTLGAQID from the coding sequence ATGTCACATTCCGACGCACCGCTTTCGATGACCGCTCGCCGCTCGGGCCCGCTCAAAGGTGAAGCGAAGGTGCCCGGCGACAAGTCGATCAGCCACCGTGCCCTGATCCTTGGTGCGCTCTCCGTCGGCGAAACGCATATCACGGGCCTTCTGGAAGGCGAGGATGTGCTGGACACCGCCAAGGCCATGCAGGCATTCGGCGCGCAGATCGAGCGTGTGGGGGAAGGCGAATGGAAGGTCAACGGTGTCGGCGTCGGGGGCTTTGCCGAGCCTGAGGGCGTCATTGATTGCGGCAATTCCGGCACCGGTGTCCGCCTGATCATGGGAGCCATGGCGACGAGCCCGATCACGGCCACTTTCACCGGAGATGCGAGCCTTTCGCGTCGACCCATGGGGCGCGTGACAGACCCGCTGGAGCTGTTCGGCTGCGAAGTCACCTCGCGGGAGGGCAAGCGCCTTCCCGTGACGATCAGGGGCGCGGTTGAGCCCGTGCCCGTGCGCTACAAGACCCCCGTGGCCAGCGCCCAGATCAAGTCGGCGGTCCTGCTGGCCGGGCTGAACGCCCCCGGCGAGACGGTCGTGATCGAATCCGAAGCGACCCGTGACCATACCGAACGAATGCTTGCGGGCTTTGGTGCGACCATTACCACTGAAGTGACCGAGGAAGGCCGCGTCATCACGCTGAAGGGACGGCCCGAACTGGTTCCGCAACCCGTTGCCGTGCCTCGCGACCCGTCGAGCGCCGCATTCCCGGTTGCCGCCGCGCTGATCGTTCCCGGATCGGAAATTCGCGTGCCGGGTGTCAGCCGCAACCCGACCCGTGACGGGCTTTACGTCACCCTCCTGGAAATGGGGGCAGACATCACCTTTGAAAATGAACGCGAAGAGGGCGGTGAGCCGGTCGCAGATCTGGTCGTGCGTCACGGGCCGCTGAAGGGTGTCACCGTCCCGGCAGACCGAGCCGCGAGCATGATCGACGAATATCCGATCCTGTCCGTCATCGCCTGTTTTGCCGAAGGCACGACGGTCATGCAGGGCGTGCATGAACTGCGCGTCAAGGAAAGTGACCGGATCGAAGCCATGGCGGTGGGGCTGAGGGCAAATGGTGCAAGTGTCGAGGATACCGAAGACACGATGACCGTTCACGGCACACAGGGGCTCAAGGGTGGGGCAACCGCCGCGACCCATATCGACCACAGGATTGCAATGTCGTTCCTTGTTGCGGGGCTTGCCTCGCAACAGCCCATCAGTGTCGACGATGGCAGCCCGATCGCGACGTCTTTCCCGGATTTCCTGCCGCTGATGAAGACATTGGGCGCGCAGATCGACTGA
- a CDS encoding propionyl-CoA synthetase, protein MGYQDVYAAWQADPEGFWMQAADAIDWHRKPSKALFDDKAPIYEWFSDGMVNACWNAVDRHVLAGRGEQIAIMHESPVTLSTKGITYKQLQDRVASLAGALRMRGVEKGDRVIIYMPMIPEAIEAMLACARLGAIHSVVFGGFAANELAVRIDDCRPKAIIAASCGLEPNRVVHYKPLLDAAIDLAAHKPEFCVIFQREQEVAKLVEGRDFAWHGFQYGVKPAECVPVEGNHPAYILYTSGTTGQPKGVVRHTAGHLVALQWSMKNIYNIDAGDRFWAASDVGWVVGHSYICYGPLLSGATTVVFEGKPIGTPHPGVFWRIIQNHRIKSFFTAPTALRAIRREDPNGDWIRRYKLHDLQALFLAGERADPDTVKWAQEHLGVPVVDHWWQTETGWAIAANPIGIETLPTKLGSPSVPMPGYDVRVLDEDGNDLPAGKLGAIAIRLPLPPGTLPTLWQAEERFRKSYLEHFAGYYETGDAGYIDEDGYLYIMARTDDVINVAGHRLSTGAMEEVLASHPAVAECAVIGVSDALKGQSPLGFLCLKAGVQTQHDQIVKEVVKMVRERIGPVAAFKTACVVDRLPKTRSGKILRATMAKIADGQDFKVPATIDDPAILDEIGAALAGLGYPEVAKAG, encoded by the coding sequence ATGGGGTATCAGGACGTCTATGCCGCCTGGCAGGCGGACCCGGAAGGGTTCTGGATGCAGGCAGCGGATGCGATCGACTGGCACCGCAAGCCTTCGAAAGCACTTTTTGACGACAAGGCGCCGATCTACGAATGGTTCTCGGACGGCATGGTCAATGCCTGCTGGAACGCCGTCGATCGCCATGTCCTTGCCGGGCGGGGCGAGCAGATCGCGATCATGCACGAAAGCCCTGTCACGCTTTCGACCAAGGGCATCACCTACAAGCAGCTTCAGGACCGGGTCGCGTCGCTCGCGGGTGCACTGCGGATGCGTGGCGTTGAAAAGGGCGACCGCGTCATCATCTACATGCCGATGATTCCCGAAGCGATCGAAGCGATGCTGGCCTGCGCCCGGCTGGGCGCTATTCACTCGGTCGTCTTCGGCGGCTTTGCCGCAAATGAACTGGCCGTGCGGATCGACGACTGCCGACCCAAGGCAATCATTGCGGCGTCCTGCGGGCTCGAACCCAACCGGGTCGTGCATTACAAGCCCCTGCTGGATGCAGCCATCGATCTTGCCGCGCACAAGCCGGAATTCTGCGTCATCTTCCAGCGAGAACAGGAAGTGGCCAAGCTGGTCGAGGGCCGCGATTTTGCCTGGCACGGTTTCCAGTATGGCGTGAAGCCCGCCGAATGCGTCCCGGTCGAAGGAAATCATCCGGCCTACATCCTTTACACCTCAGGCACGACCGGGCAGCCAAAAGGGGTCGTGCGCCACACCGCCGGCCATCTTGTCGCGCTGCAATGGTCGATGAAGAACATCTACAATATCGACGCGGGCGACCGCTTCTGGGCCGCGTCGGATGTGGGCTGGGTCGTCGGTCACAGCTATATCTGCTATGGCCCGCTGCTGTCCGGTGCAACGACCGTGGTGTTCGAAGGCAAGCCCATCGGCACGCCGCATCCGGGCGTCTTCTGGCGCATCATCCAGAACCACCGCATCAAGAGCTTCTTCACCGCGCCGACCGCATTGCGCGCCATTCGCCGCGAAGACCCGAATGGCGACTGGATCAGACGCTACAAGCTGCACGATCTGCAGGCGCTGTTCCTTGCCGGGGAACGGGCCGATCCCGACACGGTGAAATGGGCGCAGGAACATCTGGGCGTCCCCGTCGTCGATCACTGGTGGCAAACGGAAACCGGCTGGGCGATCGCCGCGAACCCGATCGGCATCGAAACCCTTCCGACCAAGCTTGGCTCGCCCTCGGTGCCTATGCCCGGCTATGACGTGCGCGTGCTCGATGAAGACGGTAACGACCTTCCGGCGGGCAAACTGGGCGCCATTGCAATCAGGCTGCCCCTGCCCCCCGGCACCTTGCCGACGCTGTGGCAGGCCGAAGAGCGTTTCCGCAAGAGCTATCTCGAACATTTCGCCGGCTATTACGAAACCGGCGACGCGGGTTATATCGACGAAGACGGTTATCTCTACATCATGGCCCGCACCGATGATGTCATCAATGTCGCCGGCCACAGGCTCTCGACCGGGGCGATGGAAGAAGTTCTGGCCAGCCACCCTGCCGTTGCGGAATGCGCCGTGATCGGCGTCTCGGATGCGCTTAAGGGACAGTCGCCGCTGGGCTTTCTGTGCCTCAAGGCAGGGGTGCAGACCCAGCATGACCAGATCGTCAAGGAGGTCGTGAAGATGGTTCGCGAACGGATCGGACCCGTTGCTGCCTTCAAGACGGCGTGCGTGGTCGATCGCCTGCCCAAGACACGCTCGGGCAAGATCTTGCGGGCGACAATGGCCAAGATCGCCGACGGGCAGGATTTCAAGGTTCCCGCGACAATCGACGATCCTGCAATCCTGGACGAGATCGGCGCGGCACTGGCCGGGCTGGGCTATCCCGAGGTCGCAAAGGCAGGCTGA
- a CDS encoding NADP-dependent malic enzyme, which translates to MEERRQDNARQAALDYHEFPRPGKLEVRATKPLANGRDLSRAYSPGVAEACLEIKADPSTAARYTARGNLVAVVSNGTAVLGLGNIGALASKPVMEGKAVLFKKFANIDCFDIELDQPDPEKLAEIVCALEPSFGAINLEDIKAPDCFIVEKICRERMNIPVFHDDQHGTAIVVGAAATNALRIAGKKFEDIKVVSTGGGAAGIACLNMLLKLGVRRENVWLCDIAGLVHEGREEQMTPQKAEFAQFSDLRTLDQVIDGADLFLGLSGPGVLAPEMVARMASRPIVFALANPTPEILPEDVRSVAPDALIATGRSDYPNQVNNVLCFPFIFRGALDVGATTINDEMQLACIEGIAALARATTSAEAAMAYRGETLTFGPEYLIPKPFDPRLIGVVSSAVAKAAMETGVASRPIEDIAAYKRKLDSSVFRSAMIMRPVFEAAATVNRRIVFAEGEDERVLRAANAMLEETTDAPILIGRPEVIAMRAERAGLPIRPGRDFEIVNPENDPRYRDYWGTYHELMARRGVTPEVARAIMRTNTTAIGAVMVHRGEADSLICGTFGQYSWHLNYITQVLARDGLRPHGALSLMILEDGPLFIADTQVHHQPAPDQIAETAIGAARHVRRFGLTPKIALCSHSQFGNLDTDSGRRMRAAMALLEAHEADFIFEGEMHVDAALDPKVRERLMPNSRLEGTANVLIFADTDAASGVRNALKLKANGLEVGPILMGMGNRAHIVTPSVTTRGLLNMSVLAGTPVGHYG; encoded by the coding sequence ATGGAAGAACGCAGGCAGGACAATGCAAGGCAGGCCGCGCTGGATTACCACGAGTTTCCGCGCCCCGGAAAACTCGAAGTCCGGGCAACTAAGCCGCTTGCCAATGGCCGCGACCTGAGCCGCGCCTATTCCCCGGGCGTTGCCGAAGCCTGTCTCGAAATCAAGGCCGATCCCTCGACCGCGGCACGCTACACGGCACGCGGCAATCTTGTCGCGGTGGTCTCGAACGGGACGGCCGTGCTTGGACTGGGCAATATCGGTGCCCTTGCCTCGAAACCCGTGATGGAAGGCAAGGCCGTTCTTTTCAAGAAGTTCGCCAATATCGACTGCTTCGACATCGAACTTGACCAGCCCGACCCGGAAAAGCTGGCCGAGATCGTCTGTGCGTTGGAACCGAGCTTCGGCGCAATCAACCTTGAGGACATCAAGGCCCCCGACTGTTTCATCGTCGAGAAGATCTGCCGCGAGCGGATGAACATTCCGGTCTTCCATGACGACCAGCACGGCACAGCCATCGTCGTCGGCGCCGCCGCAACCAATGCGCTGCGCATCGCGGGCAAGAAGTTCGAAGACATCAAGGTCGTCTCGACCGGCGGCGGAGCGGCGGGCATCGCCTGCCTCAACATGCTGCTGAAACTGGGTGTGCGACGCGAAAACGTCTGGCTCTGCGACATCGCCGGTCTCGTCCACGAGGGCCGCGAAGAGCAGATGACCCCGCAAAAGGCCGAATTTGCGCAATTCAGCGATCTGCGCACGCTTGATCAGGTCATTGATGGCGCCGACCTGTTCCTTGGTCTTTCCGGTCCCGGCGTGCTGGCGCCCGAGATGGTCGCTCGCATGGCGAGCCGCCCGATCGTCTTCGCATTGGCGAACCCCACTCCCGAGATCCTGCCCGAAGACGTGCGCAGCGTCGCACCGGACGCGCTCATCGCCACCGGGCGCTCGGATTACCCGAACCAGGTCAACAATGTCCTGTGCTTCCCCTTCATCTTCCGCGGCGCGCTGGATGTTGGCGCGACCACGATCAACGACGAGATGCAGCTGGCCTGCATCGAAGGCATCGCGGCCCTTGCCCGCGCCACGACCTCGGCCGAAGCGGCCATGGCCTATCGCGGTGAAACCCTGACCTTCGGCCCGGAATACCTGATCCCGAAGCCGTTCGACCCGCGCCTGATCGGTGTCGTTTCATCCGCCGTGGCGAAAGCCGCGATGGAGACCGGCGTTGCGTCACGGCCAATCGAGGATATTGCCGCCTACAAGCGCAAGCTCGACAGTTCGGTCTTCCGCTCGGCAATGATCATGCGCCCCGTCTTCGAGGCTGCCGCTACGGTGAACCGTCGCATTGTCTTCGCGGAGGGCGAAGATGAACGCGTCCTGCGGGCCGCCAATGCCATGCTGGAAGAGACGACCGACGCTCCGATCCTGATTGGCCGCCCCGAAGTCATCGCCATGCGGGCGGAACGCGCTGGCCTGCCGATCAGGCCGGGGCGCGACTTCGAGATCGTGAACCCCGAGAACGACCCGCGTTACCGCGACTATTGGGGCACTTATCACGAGCTGATGGCCCGGCGCGGCGTGACACCCGAGGTCGCGCGCGCGATCATGCGCACCAATACCACCGCCATCGGGGCCGTCATGGTCCACCGCGGCGAGGCAGACAGCCTGATCTGCGGCACGTTCGGCCAATATAGCTGGCACCTGAACTACATCACGCAGGTTCTGGCCCGCGACGGCCTGCGACCGCATGGCGCGCTGTCGCTGATGATCCTCGAAGACGGCCCGCTGTTCATCGCGGACACGCAGGTTCATCACCAGCCGGCGCCCGACCAGATCGCCGAGACGGCCATCGGCGCTGCCCGCCATGTCCGCCGCTTTGGCCTGACCCCCAAGATCGCGCTGTGCAGCCATTCGCAGTTCGGCAACCTAGACACGGATTCCGGTCGTCGCATGCGGGCCGCGATGGCGCTGCTGGAAGCACATGAGGCCGATTTCATCTTCGAAGGCGAGATGCATGTCGATGCCGCGTTGGATCCAAAAGTCCGGGAAAGGCTGATGCCGAACTCTCGCCTCGAAGGCACGGCAAACGTCCTGATCTTTGCCGATACCGATGCGGCTTCGGGGGTGCGAAACGCGCTCAAGCTCAAGGCCAACGGGCTTGAGGTCGGCCCGATCCTGATGGGCATGGGCAACAGGGCCCATATCGTCACCCCCTCGGTCACGACACGTGGGCTTTTGAACATGAGCGTGCTCGCCGGTACGCCGGTCGGCCATTACGGCTGA
- a CDS encoding cytidine deaminase — protein MQHHGTGRNDEQENDGYVKGAGMTLLDAAREVRERAYAPYSKFKVGAAVRGASGRVYHGCNVENVAFPEGTCAEAGAIALMVASGETELVEVAVIADSPAPVPPCGGCRQKLAEFGRGDTPVLLATTDGKTLSTTIGELLPGRFDISHMSGIE, from the coding sequence TTGCAACACCATGGGACGGGGCGCAATGATGAACAGGAGAATGACGGCTATGTGAAAGGTGCGGGGATGACGCTTCTGGATGCGGCGCGCGAGGTGAGGGAAAGGGCTTATGCGCCATATTCCAAGTTCAAGGTCGGCGCGGCGGTGCGCGGCGCGTCGGGCCGGGTCTATCACGGCTGCAATGTCGAGAACGTCGCGTTCCCCGAGGGTACCTGCGCCGAGGCGGGTGCCATCGCCCTGATGGTCGCAAGCGGCGAGACCGAGTTGGTCGAGGTGGCCGTGATTGCCGATAGCCCGGCGCCCGTTCCCCCCTGTGGTGGCTGTCGCCAGAAGCTGGCCGAGTTCGGCAGAGGCGACACGCCCGTCTTGCTTGCCACGACCGATGGAAAGACGCTTTCCACCACGATCGGGGAATTGCTGCCGGGTCGGTTCGACATCTCGCATATGTCGGGCATCGAATGA
- a CDS encoding thymidine phosphorylase: MTQPDPRPVIAGVRDGRGLDEAGAALISRGIAEGWVSDAQAGAFAMAVLLSGLDEAGRVALTKAMRDSGHVMRWDLPGPVVDKHSTGGIGDTVSLVLAPLVASCGAFVPMISGRGLGHTGGTLDKLEAIPGFQTDLSEEEFRSIVSGQGCAIVSASRELAPADARLYAIRDESATVGSIDLITASILSKKLAAGLDGLVLDVKQGTGAFLRSPQAALELAQVLVDTANGAGCPTRAYVTDMDQPLARAAGNALELREAIAVLKGEKGALAELSLALSEACLALVGLAGAEKALASGFAAERFARMVVAQGGPTDLLDQPDAHLPSAPTILPIPAEGRVAAIDVEALGHAVVALGGGRLHAGDRIDPRVGLADLLRIGEEAGPDRPLGFVHAANEAAAAAAVATVQAAYLMGDGPAPGPLIRCEVSPA, encoded by the coding sequence ATGACCCAGCCCGATCCCCGTCCGGTGATTGCGGGGGTCCGCGACGGTCGCGGCCTTGATGAGGCGGGCGCGGCACTGATCTCGCGCGGGATCGCGGAAGGTTGGGTCAGCGATGCACAGGCCGGGGCCTTTGCCATGGCGGTCCTGCTCTCGGGCCTGGATGAGGCCGGTCGCGTCGCACTGACAAAGGCCATGCGCGATTCTGGTCACGTCATGCGATGGGATCTTCCCGGCCCCGTAGTCGACAAGCATTCCACGGGCGGGATCGGGGATACGGTCAGCCTTGTCCTTGCCCCGCTGGTCGCCAGTTGCGGGGCCTTTGTCCCGATGATCTCGGGCCGAGGCTTGGGCCATACCGGCGGTACGCTGGACAAGCTGGAGGCCATTCCCGGCTTTCAGACCGACTTGAGCGAGGAAGAATTCCGCAGCATCGTGTCCGGTCAGGGCTGCGCGATCGTCTCCGCCAGCCGCGAGCTCGCACCTGCGGATGCCCGGCTCTATGCGATCCGCGACGAAAGTGCCACGGTCGGTTCGATCGACCTGATCACCGCGTCGATCCTGTCCAAGAAGCTGGCGGCGGGACTCGATGGGTTGGTGTTGGACGTCAAGCAGGGCACCGGCGCCTTTTTGCGATCTCCCCAGGCGGCGCTGGAATTGGCGCAGGTCCTGGTCGATACGGCCAATGGCGCTGGTTGCCCGACGCGGGCCTATGTCACGGACATGGATCAGCCGCTGGCCCGTGCGGCAGGCAATGCCCTGGAGCTGCGCGAAGCCATCGCTGTTCTGAAAGGCGAAAAAGGCGCATTGGCCGAATTGTCGCTGGCGCTGTCAGAAGCCTGCCTTGCGCTGGTCGGCCTTGCCGGTGCCGAGAAGGCTTTGGCGTCGGGTTTCGCCGCCGAGCGCTTCGCGCGCATGGTCGTCGCGCAGGGAGGTCCCACCGACCTGCTGGATCAGCCGGATGCCCATCTGCCCTCGGCCCCAACCATCCTTCCCATACCGGCGGAGGGCCGCGTCGCCGCAATCGATGTCGAGGCGCTTGGCCATGCCGTGGTCGCGCTGGGTGGTGGCCGTCTGCATGCAGGTGATCGCATCGACCCGCGGGTGGGTCTTGCGGATCTTCTGCGGATCGGAGAAGAGGCCGGACCCGATCGGCCGCTCGGCTTCGTTCATGCGGCGAACGAGGCGGCTGCCGCAGCGGCTGTCGCGACCGTCCAGGCCGCCTATCTGATGGGAGACGGCCCCGCGCCCGGTCCCTTGATCCGATGCGAGGTTTCCCCGGCATGA
- a CDS encoding phosphopentomutase codes for MTAPSQRRAFLIVMDSVGIGGAPDANQFFNDTLPDTGANTLAHIAQARPLHMPHLDALGLGAAIGLASGDDAPGLGAEPRGLWGGATEASRGKDTPSGHWEIAGVAVPWEWHYFPDTHPSFPAELSQRIAEAAGTAGILGDEHASGTEIIARLGEDHLKTGWPICYTSADSVLQIAAHEESFGLERLYGLCRDVAKMVHPMRVGRVIARPFVGEPGSFARTPNRRDYAIAPPGRTILDAAQEEGRVTHAIGKIGDIFSHRGITHLHKGKSDADLAEHLLRLADEAEPGSLTFANFVEFDSLYGHRRDIGGYADALEWFDEVAGKMIGRLGNGDLAIFTADHGNDPSWPGTDHTRERVPVLGWGLGARAVGQVGFVDIAASVAAHLGLPAVGPGRSFL; via the coding sequence ATGACCGCCCCCAGCCAGCGCCGCGCCTTCCTGATCGTGATGGATTCCGTGGGAATTGGCGGGGCGCCTGATGCCAACCAGTTCTTCAACGACACCTTGCCCGATACCGGGGCGAACACCCTTGCTCATATCGCGCAGGCCCGCCCGCTTCACATGCCGCATCTGGACGCCTTGGGTCTGGGCGCGGCGATCGGGCTGGCAAGCGGGGACGACGCGCCGGGCCTTGGTGCGGAACCCAGGGGGCTTTGGGGGGGCGCGACCGAGGCGTCACGCGGCAAGGACACCCCGTCGGGTCACTGGGAAATCGCCGGTGTCGCCGTGCCTTGGGAATGGCACTACTTTCCCGACACCCATCCCAGCTTTCCCGCCGAGCTTTCGCAGCGTATCGCGGAAGCAGCCGGAACGGCAGGGATACTTGGGGACGAACATGCCTCGGGAACCGAGATCATCGCGCGCTTGGGCGAGGACCACCTGAAGACCGGCTGGCCGATCTGCTATACCTCTGCCGACAGTGTGCTGCAGATCGCCGCGCATGAGGAAAGCTTCGGGCTCGAACGCCTCTATGGGCTGTGCAGGGATGTGGCCAAGATGGTCCACCCGATGCGTGTCGGCCGGGTCATCGCGCGCCCGTTTGTGGGCGAGCCAGGCAGCTTCGCAAGAACGCCGAACCGCCGGGATTATGCCATCGCGCCTCCGGGACGGACGATCCTCGATGCTGCGCAGGAGGAGGGCCGCGTCACCCATGCGATCGGCAAGATCGGCGACATCTTCTCGCATCGCGGCATAACTCACCTGCACAAGGGCAAGTCCGACGCCGATCTGGCCGAGCACCTTCTGCGACTGGCGGACGAGGCCGAGCCTGGCAGCCTGACATTCGCCAATTTCGTCGAGTTCGACAGCCTTTATGGGCATCGCCGCGATATCGGGGGTTATGCGGATGCGCTGGAATGGTTCGACGAGGTCGCGGGCAAGATGATAGGGCGGCTCGGCAACGGCGATCTTGCCATTTTCACCGCCGATCATGGCAATGATCCAAGCTGGCCCGGCACGGATCACACGCGCGAGCGTGTTCCCGTGCTGGGCTGGGGACTGGGGGCTCGAGCGGTCGGGCAGGTCGGTTTTGTCGATATCGCGGCCTCGGTGGCCGCACATCTTGGTTTGCCAGCAGTGGGTCCGGGAAGGTCGTTTCTATGA
- a CDS encoding adenosine deaminase, with the protein MKSLNKVELHLHLEGAAPPGFIRGLAAEKQQDMGDIFDDRGNYSYDGFNDFLRAYEAATSVLATPSDYARLLSEVLNECGEQGAIYVELFVSPEFCGGADLSAWRDYLAAMEEVANAYALSGVESRAIATCIRHFGPDRAKKTALCAAETAGGWVAGLGLAGAEDLGAPGDFAWAYDCAREAELGLTAHAGEWRGPESIRAALELGVTRIGHGIRAIEDPALVRDLADQGITLEVCPGSNIALGIVPDWRDHPIARLADAGVRVTISTDDPPFFRTSLAHEYEMLAETFGWSETEFQQMNLWALDAAFCDNVTRDRLKQELS; encoded by the coding sequence ATGAAGTCATTGAACAAGGTCGAATTGCATCTGCATCTTGAAGGCGCCGCCCCGCCCGGCTTCATCCGGGGACTCGCTGCCGAGAAGCAGCAGGACATGGGTGACATCTTTGATGATCGTGGAAATTACAGCTATGACGGTTTCAATGATTTCCTGCGGGCCTACGAGGCCGCGACAAGCGTGCTGGCGACGCCTTCCGATTATGCCCGACTGCTCTCGGAAGTGCTGAACGAATGCGGCGAACAGGGCGCGATCTATGTCGAGTTGTTCGTTTCTCCCGAGTTCTGCGGTGGGGCCGATCTTTCAGCATGGCGTGACTATCTTGCCGCGATGGAGGAGGTCGCCAACGCCTATGCGCTGAGCGGGGTGGAAAGCCGCGCGATCGCAACCTGCATCCGTCACTTCGGGCCGGACCGGGCGAAGAAGACGGCGCTTTGCGCGGCCGAGACGGCCGGGGGATGGGTGGCAGGTCTCGGGCTGGCCGGGGCCGAGGATCTTGGCGCGCCGGGCGATTTTGCTTGGGCCTACGACTGTGCGCGTGAGGCCGAATTGGGTCTGACCGCCCACGCCGGAGAGTGGAGGGGCCCGGAATCCATCCGGGCGGCTCTTGAGCTGGGTGTGACACGCATCGGACATGGCATCCGGGCGATCGAGGATCCGGCGCTGGTGCGTGATCTTGCCGACCAGGGCATCACGCTCGAAGTCTGCCCGGGATCGAACATTGCTCTGGGCATTGTGCCGGATTGGCGCGATCACCCGATCGCGCGACTGGCCGATGCCGGCGTTCGCGTCACCATATCGACGGATGACCCGCCGTTCTTTCGAACCTCGCTTGCACATGAATACGAAATGCTTGCAGAGACCTTTGGCTGGTCCGAGACAGAGTTCCAGCAGATGAACCTTTGGGCCCTCGACGCTGCCTTTTGCGACAATGTCACTCGGGACCGACTGAAACAGGAGCTTTCATGA
- the upp gene encoding uracil phosphoribosyltransferase, translating into MTHQHLTVVDHPLVQHKLTLMRDKTTSTASFRRLLREISLLLAYEVTRELEMTTTRIETPLQPMDAPLLEGKKLALISILRAGNGLMDGILELIPAARVGFIGLYRDPETLQPVEYYCKVPSELDSRMSIVVDPMLATGNSSVAAIDMLKAKGARNIRFLCLLASPEGVARMKEAHPDVPIVTASLDECLNDHGYIVPGLGDAGDRMFGTK; encoded by the coding sequence ATGACCCATCAGCATCTGACCGTCGTCGACCATCCTCTGGTGCAGCACAAGCTGACGCTGATGCGCGACAAGACCACCTCGACCGCAAGCTTCCGCCGCCTGCTGCGCGAAATCAGCCTGCTGCTGGCCTATGAGGTCACACGCGAGCTTGAGATGACCACGACCCGTATCGAAACTCCGCTTCAGCCGATGGACGCGCCGCTGCTGGAAGGCAAGAAGCTGGCGCTCATCTCGATCCTGCGCGCAGGAAACGGGCTGATGGACGGCATCCTTGAGCTGATCCCGGCCGCTCGAGTGGGGTTCATCGGCCTTTATCGCGACCCGGAGACGCTTCAGCCGGTCGAGTATTACTGCAAGGTCCCGAGCGAGCTTGATTCGCGCATGTCGATTGTGGTCGACCCGATGTTGGCGACCGGCAATTCCTCGGTTGCGGCGATCGACATGCTGAAGGCCAAGGGCGCGCGCAATATCCGCTTCCTCTGCCTGCTGGCCTCGCCCGAGGGTGTCGCGCGCATGAAGGAAGCCCACCCCGACGTGCCGATCGTGACGGCGTCTCTGGACGAATGCCTGAACGATCACGGCTACATCGTCCCCGGTCTGGGCGATGCGGGCGATCGTATGTTCGGCACAAAGTGA